Part of the Nicotiana sylvestris chromosome 5, ASM39365v2, whole genome shotgun sequence genome is shown below.
TTGAAGTGCCACTGCAAGTCCGATGATACTATTTGTCTACTCCTTAAGAAATACCAGGTATTGCTTTTTCTGTTGTAACCACTGAAAAAATAGAGCAAACCAGAGAGCACAAGTAAATTCAAACCAAAAAGGTAGTTTAGATCTACTATTGCATTTTTTCCAGCAAGAAGTTTGATCTTTAGTTATAGACTTACAGGACTCTCAAGTTGTAATGTTTGTCTAAAACACGTGTACACAAGGGACAAAACTAAAGTTCAAAACAAAGCACGTGTAGTCATGTATATTGTCCGAGTTGTACCGTTGATCCATAACCATCTGCACCGCCATCAAAAGTAGTGTATGTACAAGCCAGAGGCGAAGCCACACTTTAAGTTAGGGTGGCCAATTGACCACCCTTTGTCGGAAAATTACATTAcgtatataaataaaatattcgGTTTTAGAGGTACGTAAcacatattgaacaccctttgttggaatttttttttatttcaagtttgaacaccctttAGAAAATTCCTAGCTTAGCCACTGATACAAGTCATAAAAAAACATATGTACCGGCAGGCCACATAGTCAGTAAACTGTAAATATTAAAAACAGACATGTAGTCATTATCGAATGTGaaagaataaaatataattttcttttttagCTTCTTATTATGACTATAGAGAGCTTTTAGAGCCACTTTTATCCTATAGTAAGTTTGTTTATCACCTTGAACATATTTGCAAAAGTGTAGTAGTCCAAAAATACTCAACTTAGAGGCATTAAAAGGAATTATGAAGGAAAACAGAATTCAGGAAAAGGAAAGTAATACAAAATTTCCAGGAAACCACAGAGCAATGGAGATGGTCGAAGAAGTTGTTGAGTAACATTGTATCCTTTGGATTGTTATGGTAGATGGATGTAAGCAACACTGACGAAGCAATTCAGTGTTTGGAGCTTTGGATAATTTACTTTTTACATGACACAATTTAATTCCTCTGAATCTTATTGTGCAAAGTGTGACGAACTTCAAAGTTTCATTTATTACAGTCCTCACCTGAAGAGTTAATATGTACAGTGATCAAAAGGTTTAAGTCTCCACCTGCAGTAAAGAAACAACATCTTAAAAGTTAGAGAAAACAAGGGAACAAAGTTTGGAGAAAGTGGGAATTAAAGGAAAGTTCAGTGGGGACTGAAGAAGATGGTCATGGACATAGTAAGTACAATGAACAGTCAAAATGTAAAGTGAATTTGATGAAGCAAAGAAAACATcgtgaattttattttttaatcatCAAAGGTTCAAATATGTGTTAGAGAATGAGGACACTACAGTTGTGAGGACAGAACTGCCAAGTGCAACACTCTTGTCTAATCTAGTGCATAGTATGGTGAACACTATCTTCTTCTAAGGAGATATACAGgaaacatgggaagcagaagcaCTTAAATGGGCCAAGGAATGCACAACTTTTAACAGTATGTTTATTTGGAAATCAACGACTTCATGCTCCAGAAAAGTCTTAATCTTTGAACATTCCCTTTGGTGAATATCTCTACCTCTATATGTAAGTTCAAATATTTGGGTTAAATTTGTGAAAAAATAGATTACCGATCACAACCTTTTATAGGAAAAACTGTTTCTAAATTGATTGCAAAAAAAGTGTACGTAATActttaagaaaaaaattaaattctcaaAAAGTAGTTGTGTTATTCTTCTGAGAAGGAGAAGTATGAAGTTTGAGGTTGGTTGTGTTGAATGTCAAAACTCCCACATCGGTGGAAGACCAAATTGGTTgggattttttccctataaaaggaggcctaatgtttaggatttaaatacacctctcatttgccttcttatcttcttaaggcatttgtatcttctctctttagtattatttcacttgtattttggagtggaataaaatattggttgtgtccgaggagtaggcaaaattaatcgaacctcgtaaattctggtgttccttttattgttgctttattgtcttatttattatttggtggttgtcataatttttggtatagtagttgtgacttattcacactatatacatttggcttccgcaacaattggtatcaaagccaaggtactgtctaagtatgctctgtagttgcagcatagtctgatcttccacatcagaaaagatttatcttggtaactgtgtcaaggttctgtcttagtatgctctgtggttgcagcttagtctgatcttccacaccataaaggaaataatcttgatttgtgtcgtcagctattaaataatattcgtGTCaaaatgggagacaataaacaagaagaatctacatcaagtgtcaataaTACGTCATCGTTGGCATCTTCgtttatgacaagaattgtgtcaaatgtgaaatttgcggtagaaatttttgacggatcAGGACATTTTgagatgtggcaaggcgaggttttagatgtcctttttcaacaagggctagatcttgctattgaagaaaagagaccagatgctattggagaagaagattggagaattatcaatcgtgttgcttgcggtaccattcgatcctaccttgctagagagcagaaatatccatacacaaaggaaacttctgcaagtagattatggaaagcactggaggataaatttttgaagaaaaacagtcaaaataaattgtacatgaagaagagactgtttcacttcacctatgttcctggtaccacgatgaatgaacatatcaccagtttcaataagttggtcacagatttgcaaaatatggatacaacttatgatgatggtgacttggccttgatgttgttggcgtcacttcctgatgagtacgagcaccttgaaactactctactccatggaaatgacgaagtttctctcagagaagtttgttcggctttgtacagctatgaacaaagaaagcgagaaaaacagaagggcggagaaggagaagcactatttgtgaggggtcgtcctcaaaatcaaacgaggacaaagaagggaagatccaagtcaagatccagacccagcaaagatgaatgtgccttttgtcgagaaaaagggcactggaagaaagactgtccgaagttgaagaataaggccaaacataacaatggaaaggccattatggattcaaatgtagctgattgtgatgattcagacttctcattagttacaacagagtcatcaacatcatcagacatatggttgatggactcggcttgtagctatcatatgtgtcccaacagggactggttcgtggattttcaagaaggagaaatatggagtcatccacacagcggacaacagccctcttacctcatatggaattggttcaatacgattaaggaaccatgatggaatgatcagaacattaacagatgttcgatatgtaccggatttgaagaagaatctcatctctgtgggagccctagaatcaaaagggttcaaaatcattgcagaaaatggagtgatgagagtatgctccggtgcactagtggtaatgaaggctaatcggaagaataataatatgtaccgctatcgtggcagtacagttattgggacagcgacagtgacatccagtgacgacaaagaggcagaagcaaccaagctatggcacatgcgcttgggacatgctggaggaaaatccttgaaaactctatcagatcaaggattgttaaaaggagtaaaggcttgcaacttggagttttgtgagcattgtgtcaaagggaaacagacaagggttaaatttggtacagcgatccataatactaaaggcattttggattatgtacactctgatgtttggggtccttccaaaacaccttcattgggtgggaagcactattttgtaacctttgttgatgatttttctcgaagagtgtgggtgtatacaatgaaaaacaaagatgaagtgctgggaatttttctcaaatggaagacgatggtggagaatcaaacaggcaggaggatcaagtgtattcgcacagacaatggaggtgaatacaaaaatgatcatttcaataaggtctgtgaaaatgatggcatcgtccgacacttcactgttagacatacaccacaacagaatggagtggcagaacgtatgaaccggaccttgctggagaaggtacggtgtatgttgtccaatgctggcttgggcaaagaattttgggctgaggcaattacatatgcatgccacctcattaatcgtctaccatctgctgctattgatggcaagacaccatttgaaaaatggtatggaaagcctgctgtagattatgactctttgcacgtgtttggctcaactgcatattatcatgtgacagagtcaaaattggatccaagggcaaagaaggctatttttatgggaattacttctggagtcaaaggatatcgcttatggtgtcctatgacaaagaaagtaatattcagcagggatgttacctttgatgaatctgctatggtaaataaggtaacagaagataccaaacaaaatgaaggtgcttctaagcaggtggagtttgagggaaaatttatttttcctacacaagaagcagaggaggaaacaaatgaagattaccctctggaaggagagccagtagaggagattccaactcaggaacctcaacaacaacttgaatcaatagcaaccagcaggccaaaaagaacaataacgaaacctgttcgtctcatagagacggttgcttgtgcaacctcaattgtagctgatgatgttcctactacttataaagacgctgtccaaagttcagaagaagataagtggaggatttccatgaatgatgaaatacagtcccttcatcagaatcatacatggagattggccaatctcccgaagggaaagaaagcaattgggtgcaaatgggtatttgcaaagaaagaaggatttcctaaccaattagatgttcgctacaaagcaagattggtggccaaaggatatgctcaaaaggagggaattgattacaatgaagtgttttctccagttgtaaaacattcctccattagaattatgttggctttggtagcacaattggatttggaactagttcagatggatgtaaaaactgcgtttttacatggaaacttggaggaggaaatctacatgactcagccagaaggattcaaagttgctggaaaagaaaatatggtgtgcaaacttgaaaaatcgttgtacggattgaaacaatcttctagacaatggtacaagcgatttgacgagtttatgttgcggcaagggtacaagagaagcaaatacgatcattgtgtgtatttgcacaagcttaaagatggttcctttgtatatcttctcctatatgttgatgatatgttgatagcttccaagaattcggaagaaattgataagttgaagattcaactgaagaaggagttcgagatgaaggatttgggtgaggcaaagaaaattcttggcatggagataattagagatagacgttcaaagaaactctgtttatctcaaaaggaatatttgaagagagtacttcaacgttttggcatagatgacaagactaagccagttagtactccacttgcttcccattttaagctaagtactactatgtcgccaatggatgaagctgaacgagagtatatgtcaaaggtaccatacgcaaatgttgttggtagcttgatgtatgcaatggtctgtacgagacctgacattttacaagttgttggagttattagcagatatatgcataatccaggaaaggagcattggcaagctgtgaagtggtttctacggtatattcataataatgtagatgttgggttagtttttgagtaggaatacaatcagtctgtagttggatattgtgactcagattttgcgggtgatctggacaaacgaagatcaactactggttatgtgtttacttttgcaaaagcaccagttagttggaagtctactttgcagtcaacagttgctttgtctacaacagaggcagagtacatggctattacagaggctgtgaaggaggcaatttggcttcaaggattgctaaaagagcttggtgttgaacaaaaaggtatcacaattttttgtgatagtcaaagtgctattcaattagcgaagaaccaagtttatcatgcaaggacgaagcacattgatgttcggtatcatttcgtacgagaaatcatagaagaaggtggagtcacggtgaagaaaattcatactacagagaatcctgctgatatgctgacaaaggtggtgactgcggtcaagtttcaacattgtttggatttgatcaacattgttgaacactgaagattgaagatgaagacacaaccaaaatttgttattgagagagaattgaaaatgtggaattttgccaaggtggagatttgttgaatgcCAAAACTCCCACATCGGTGGAAGACCAAATTGGTTgggattttttccctataaacggaggcctaatgtttaggatttaaacacacctctcatttgccttctcatctgtttaaggcatttgtatcttctctctttagtattatttcacttgtattttggagtggaataaaatattggttgtgtccgaggagtaggcaaaattagccgaacctcgtaaattctggtgttccttttattgttgctttattgttttatttattatttggtggctgtcataatttttggtataataattgtgacttattcacactatatacatttggcttccgcaacaggtTGACAATGAAACTTGCCTGCTAAATTTTGATGACATGATTCAAATATACAAAACATCAATTGCGGGAGAAAAAAGCTGAATGCGCTTCTTAAGTTTGGGTCAACTACAAAATAAGGGTGTCTGAAATTCTGCTTTAACGACGTATATTTTCAGCAAAATATTGGCATCCAAGTGGTTCTAGAAAATTATCATAAGTAAGTTTTTGCCTTAATAACTTTCTGCTCTTCATTCCAATTTCCTAAAGCTTTCAACAGACACATACAAACAATCTattaataaataaaagagaaaacTGTGATTTTGGTGACATAATTATTGGCAAATTCTAATTTTGGTTTCTCAGCTTAGAGTTCCTAGTGACAAAGATAAATCAAATGGCTCGATAACTTCCAACACAGTACCTGTATAGATTGTAGTTCTATTTTCTAGTGAAACAAAGAATTGTTGGAGAGTCTTCTAAATTTTGGTATTTAAATGAGGAATAATCCACTTAATTCTAAAGGGAGGAATTTTAATAGTTCATCGGTTTTAGCTTTTATTGTCTACACTCAACCTACTTTTCAATACAAGGTTTATTCAAGATGGTTTACTAACCTTCACTTTTTCTTTGCAGCAGTGACAGGCTCAATATTTTGTTTTCTGCTAGAAGAAGCATTTTTTCTAGTTGGAGTTGTCCGCTCAATCTGTTGTCTTTTGCTAGATGATGTAGGTTCTGTGATCAGCTCCTTTTGTTCCTGTGGGGAGGACAGATTGCCAAGCTCTCTTTTGCTGCTTTCTCCAGCAGTTGTAAAAGTTGATGGTGCTGGCAATTGGGGAGCATCTTGCTTTTCAACATACGACAGAATGAACAGCTTTGCTGGTGTTTCATCTGACGCCCTGGAAAGTAATTTCTTCAGTTGTACTTTGAACACTTTGTTAGCAAGACGTTGCTGGAGGGGCATCACTTCATTCTGTATTCAAAAATGAGCTCTCAAGCTCTAACATGTCAGTTGAAGTAACGAATTTAACCAAATTTTAATTATCGTTTGTACCTTTATCTTAGTTATTTCATAGATCTGTTCAGCTTTCATTGAAAGAAGATTTTCTCCAGATTCACCAAATATTGTTGCAATTGCCGATCCACTTCTATCTGCAATTTCAACTTGAAATCGACACCTGTTATACAATGTCATTGCACGTTATTATACATTCACAAAATCTATGAGAGTAATTTCAATTTGAAAAGCAAACAAAATTATTGTACCTGGGTGGTAACATCGCATGTTGATCGCAATTCACACAGTCGACAGCTTTTATTATGGAAGTTCTAACAAATTGCTTGCATTTTGAACACATTAACTCGTAAAACCGCTGCTCATCATCCAGCAGCAACATTTTAGCTTCTACATGAAAAGATTGCATCTGTTCAACATAAAGGAGAGCTGATGATTAGTTGAGCTACTGTTATAATGTTGAACCACAATATATAATGGTATATGTTACACGCATACCGCTGGTTGTGACTGAATATTTGCAATAGGTACAGCCTCATCATGTAGCGACATTAGAAGAGGCGATGAAGTTGCCTCTGAGGAACTACTCTGCGCATATGTTCTCAACGTTTCTTCATTATCTTTCACCCTATAAATAAACACAGATatatatcatttttggtgatttacATAATTATCTTTTTGTCCATGACTATATTGATGTAGTACATTCGTGTATTTATCTCATACCAGTTCATCAGTTCCGCAGCCTGCGGATAGAATGGGTTTACCAATATTGCAGAATTATATCTTGTTGTCAACGATGTTCCTGTGTTGTCATCTATAAGTATGAAAAAATCTGAATTCATTAATGTataaaagaaagttgaaatctaGTCCATACCAGCATAAGAAGACCGTGCAATTCGCTTTGCTAGGATTATTAGATGTTTGTCAACTTGTGTAGCTAGCTCATTTCCATCAGTTTCAGCAAAGTCTTCCCACAAAGTAAAAATACAATGGTGCGGACTATAGAGAGAAAAGAAATAAGTATCAATGAGCTAGACCTTTCCCTTATCTTTTATATGATAAACAAACTAAAAAGGTGCTCAACTGGCATCTTCACATTAAAATGACAAACATATAATCACCAAAATCTATTGTCAACAATACTGATAATTGTCTCCAAATGTTCAATAAATTCCCTGCTAACAACTAATGGGAATGGAAAATAAGAAACAAAGTAGCCATTTTACTGTAGAAGCTAACAATACTGAAGTTTTAATCTTTGCCATCACAACAAACTCAAAAAAAGAAATTAACAATTTTTCCACCGCCTGTACCTACTATTTAGTTGCACTGAAATATCCTTTACACTGCAATGCATCCAATTTTATCAACTTCCATAGCTTGTTTTAAACTTAATCACATAGAGAGTTGTAGTGTTATTGAGAACTAAATGTTTTCTTTATGTTGGATAAGCTATATTGGTATTTAGTTGTACTCTACACctacatttttttttaatataccTATTACCGATTTGTTTGACTGACAAACAAGTTTTATTGGTTTTGACAAAGTATCCATAACATCTTATATGTGACTACATTGTCAAACCAAGAACTTAGAAAACTACTTAAGAGTCTTCGATTTCCATCTGTGCCATCATATCAAATGCCTAAGTGAACTATTGAAAGATGCTACAGGAAACAAAGAAAAGCAATTTATTGCATAGAGCTACAGATCTGCATAAATACACTTTACAAGCGGAATCAACATTAGTTATATTGATCTTTGAGTACCAATGAATCCTTTGAAATTAACGGAATAGAAGAAGATGCGCTAAACTGTATGAGTTTGAAGAAAGAATGAGAAGTTTAGTAAATTGAATAAGAGTGGACTGAATATATAAAATCCTAATCCTGACTTTAGAAGggagaagaaaaatatttagaaGCTAGGGAGAGATTTTGAAATTTATACAGAAATTTATTTAGCATAAGGCAATATAAAATATGTTGCGGaagtcaaatgtatatagtgtgaataagtcataactactataccaaaaattatgacagccacaaataataaataagacaataaagcaacaataaagggaacaccagaatttacgaggttcggctaattttgtctactcctcggacacaaccaatattttattccactccaaaaatacaagtgaaataatattaaagagagaagatacaaatgtcttaaacagatgagaaggcaaatgagaggtgcgtttaaatcttaaatattaggtcttcttttatagggggaaaatcccacCCAAACtcaagagcccaccgatgtgggacaaagaatttgctaaacttcaacaaatctccaccttggcaaaattccacatcttcaattttctctcaataacaaatttcaaatttttgaTTGTGTCtaaatcttcaatcttcagtgttcaacaatgttgatcaaattcaaacaatgttgaaacttgatcgcagtcaccacctttgtcagcatatcagcaggattctccgtagtatgaattttcttcactgtgactcctccttcttctatgatttctcgtacgaaatgataccgaacatcaatatgcttcgtccttgcatgataaacttggttcttcgctaattgaatagcactttgactatcacaaaaaattgtgatacctttttgttcaacaccaagctccttaagcaatccttgaagccaaattgcctccttcacagcctctgtaatagccatgtactctgcctctgttgtagacaaagcaactgttgactgcaaagtagacttccaactaactggtgcctttgcaaaagtaaacacataaccagtagttgatcttcgtttgtccagatcacccgcaaaatctgagtcacaatatccaactacagactgattgtcttcctgctcaaaaactaacccgacatctacagtattatgaatataccgtagaatccacttcacagcttgccaatgctccttccctggattgtgcatatatctgctaataactccaacaacttgtgaaatgtcaggccttgtgcaaaccattgcatacatcaagctaccaacaacatttgcgtatggtacctttgacatatactctcgttcagcttcatccattggcgacatagtagtacttagcttaaaatgggaagcaagtggagtactaactggcttagtcttgtcatctatgccaaaacgttgaagtactctcttcaaatattccttttgagataaacagagtttctttgaacgtctatctctaattatctccatgccaagaattttctttgcctcacccaaatccttcatctcgaactccttcttcagttgaatcttcaacttatcaatttcttccgaattcttggaagctatcaacatatcatcaacatataggagaagatatacaaaggaaccatctttaagcttgtgcaaatacacacaatgatcgtatttgcttctcttgtacccttgccgtaacataaactcgtcaaatcgcttgtaccattgtctagaagattgtttcaatccgtacaacgatttttcaagtttgcacaccatattttcttttccagcaactttgaatccttctggctgagtcatgtagatttcctcctccaagtttccatgtaaaaacgcagtttttacatccatctgaactagttccaaatccaattgtgctaccaaagccaacataattctaatggaggaatgttttacaactggagaaaatacttcattgtaatcaattccctccttttgagcatatcttttggccaccaatcttgctttgtagcgaacatctacttggttaggaaatccttctttctttgcaaatacccatttgcacccaattgcttcctttcccttcgggagattggccaatctccatgtgtgattctgatgaagggactgtatttcatcattcatggcaatcctccacttattttcttctgaactttggacagcgtctttataagtggtaggaacatcatcagctacaattgaggttgcacaagcaaccgtctctatgagacgaacaggtttcgttattgttctttttggcctgctggttgctattgattcaagttgttgttgaggttcctgagttggaatctcctctactggctctccttccagagggtaatcttcatttgtttcctcctctgcttcttgtgtaggaaaaataaattttccctcaaactccacctgcttagaagcaccttcattttgtttggtatcttctgttaccttatttaccatagcagattcatcaaaggtaacatccctgctgaatattactttctttgtcataggacaccataagcgatatcctttgactccagaagtaattcccataaaaatagccttctttgcccttggatccaattttgactctgtcacatgataatatgcagttgagccaaacacgtgcaaagagtcataatctacagcagtctttccataccatttttcaaatggtgtcttgccatcaatagcagcagatggtagacgattaatgaggtggcatgcatatgtaattgcctcagcccaaaattctttgcccaagccagcattggacaacatacaccgtaccttctccagcaaggtccggttcatacgttctgccactccattctgttgtggtgtatgtctaacagtgaagtgtcggacgatgccatcattttcacagaccttattgaaatgatcatttttgtattcacctccattgtctgtgcgaatacacttgatcctcctgcctgtttgattctccaccatcgtcttccatttgagaaaaattcccagcacttcatctttgtttttcattgtatacacccatactcttcgggaaaaatcatcaacaaaggttacaaaatagtgcttcccacccaatgaaggtgttttggaaggaccccaaacatcagagtgtacataatccaaaatgcctttagtattatggatcgctgtaccaaatttaacccttgtctgtttccctttgacacaatgctcacaaaactccaagttgcaagcctttactccttttaacaatccttgatctgatagagttttcaaggattttcctccagcatgtcccaagcgcatgtgccatagcttggttgcttctgcctctttgtcgtcactggatgtcactgtcgctgtcccaataactgtactgccacgatagcggtacatattattattcttccgattagccttcattaccactagtgcaccggagcatactctcatcactccattttctgcaatgattttgaacccttttgattctagggctcctacagagatgagattcttcttcaaattcggtacaaatcgaacatctgttaatgttctgatcattccatcatggttccttaatcgtattgaaccaatgccatatgaggtaagaaagttgttatccgctgtgtggatgactccatattctccttcttgaaattccacgaaccagtccctgttgggacacatatgatagctacaagccgagtccatcaaccatatgtctgatgatgttgatgactctgttgtaactaatgagaagtctgaatcatcacaatcagctacatttgaatccataatggcctttccattgttatgt
Proteins encoded:
- the LOC104213421 gene encoding replication protein A 70 kDa DNA-binding subunit B-like codes for the protein MEYRLNISDITPQTSEWTCKVQVIEKARARQSKDGRTRFQIAIVQYQMEEQVAVALYGDDIEKYQNKFTPFCTYLISTAKVRTPLPFTVVERIKEDNMDDPPLPAPTRLNIVSLANLDQQPRNAEFDILAIVVSCGAIKIAGVHGNKCRQIIVMDTDPHHCIFTLWEDFAETDGNELATQVDKHLIILAKRIARSSYAGTSLTTRYNSAILVNPFYPQAAELMNWVKDNEETLRTYAQSSSSEATSSPLLMSLHDEAVPIANIQSQPAMQSFHVEAKMLLLDDEQRFYELMCSKCKQFVRTSIIKAVDCVNCDQHAMLPPRCRFQVEIADRSGSAIATIFGESGENLLSMKAEQIYEITKIKNEVMPLQQRLANKVFKVQLKKLLSRASDETPAKLFILSYVEKQDAPQLPAPSTFTTAGESSKRELGNLSSPQEQKELITEPTSSSKRQQIERTTPTRKNASSSRKQNIEPVTAAKKK